Proteins from a genomic interval of Longimicrobium terrae:
- a CDS encoding CHAT domain-containing protein — protein sequence MKKITVLFLAADPGATLRLDEDVRETQQRIKVDRTEAVMDFQWRPAARPSDLANELRTTRPRIVHFSGHGNEGVLVFASPDGLDKRRVSTVAMTRAFQVFKNEVRLVVLSACYSRSQAEAVAQVVGCAIGTTGEILDEDAIRFNAEFYGAIASGESVQMAFDQARTVLELNEPGPILPELVHRADVDPARLFLQPRFRREKRYAAIASAALTAIILATSWPVRDQPPPDVPVAFQVMDCGTASTTGGSGNLEAGKTLCAKGRYEAAFRLFQKSAAAGEPEALGLLGWAYLSGRGTPVDSVRGAELVKQGADKGDIRSMIAWAAVHQNGYGVQGRSPHFARHWLHRAIDEGHSAEAMRRLGVIFAETGSDSAVHYLTMAGQAGSHDAHVDLGDLYLEGKLVTADTTRAVHEYLTAARARSVRGMYALGLAYQTGLGVPVKLDAAHTLLREAACAGSADARYALGAQYLDGAGVPADTSMAARWLHTAWDAGSRAAQGTLQQLGMLERPLRWRGPVGWVLARLGLSGTGLPERCPANSAIAH from the coding sequence ATGAAGAAGATCACGGTTCTGTTCCTGGCGGCTGACCCGGGCGCAACGCTCAGACTGGATGAAGACGTTCGTGAGACGCAGCAACGGATCAAGGTTGACCGTACGGAAGCGGTGATGGACTTCCAATGGAGACCCGCTGCGCGCCCAAGTGATCTAGCCAATGAACTGCGCACGACACGGCCGCGGATCGTGCACTTCAGTGGGCACGGCAACGAGGGCGTTCTGGTGTTCGCGTCGCCGGACGGGCTCGACAAGCGGCGGGTGAGCACGGTGGCCATGACGCGGGCCTTTCAGGTGTTCAAGAACGAGGTCCGTCTCGTGGTCCTGAGCGCCTGCTACTCCCGGTCACAGGCGGAAGCCGTCGCGCAGGTCGTCGGGTGCGCGATCGGCACTACAGGCGAGATTCTGGATGAGGATGCCATCCGCTTCAACGCCGAGTTCTACGGCGCGATCGCATCCGGGGAATCCGTCCAGATGGCGTTCGATCAGGCTCGTACGGTGCTGGAGTTGAACGAACCGGGCCCGATTCTGCCGGAACTGGTGCACCGCGCCGATGTGGATCCCGCGCGGCTCTTTCTGCAGCCGCGCTTTCGCCGCGAGAAGCGGTACGCGGCCATCGCTTCCGCCGCCCTGACGGCCATCATCCTCGCCACGAGCTGGCCCGTCCGCGATCAGCCGCCGCCCGACGTTCCTGTGGCGTTTCAGGTGATGGACTGCGGGACCGCGAGTACGACGGGCGGCTCGGGCAATCTGGAGGCTGGAAAGACGCTCTGCGCAAAGGGGCGCTACGAAGCTGCTTTTCGCCTCTTCCAGAAGTCCGCGGCGGCCGGCGAGCCAGAGGCGCTGGGACTGCTGGGATGGGCATACCTTTCCGGCCGCGGCACCCCCGTCGACTCTGTTCGCGGCGCCGAGCTGGTGAAGCAGGGTGCCGACAAGGGCGACATCCGCAGCATGATCGCCTGGGCCGCCGTTCATCAGAACGGATACGGCGTTCAGGGCAGGAGCCCACACTTCGCCAGGCACTGGCTGCATCGCGCCATCGATGAAGGACACAGCGCCGAGGCCATGCGCAGACTCGGCGTCATCTTCGCCGAGACCGGCAGCGACTCCGCCGTACATTATCTGACGATGGCCGGGCAGGCTGGTTCCCACGACGCGCATGTGGATCTGGGCGACCTGTACCTCGAGGGAAAGCTGGTGACGGCGGATACGACCAGGGCGGTTCACGAGTACCTCACGGCCGCCAGAGCCAGATCCGTACGCGGGATGTACGCGTTGGGCCTGGCGTATCAGACGGGATTGGGCGTGCCGGTGAAACTCGACGCGGCACACACGCTTCTCCGGGAAGCGGCGTGTGCGGGCTCTGCCGACGCACGGTACGCGCTCGGCGCGCAATACCTGGACGGAGCCGGCGTCCCGGCGGATACCTCAATGGCCGCGCGCTGGCTCCACACCGCGTGGGATGCGGGCTCGCGCGCCGCCCAGGGCACCCTTCAG
- a CDS encoding cation:proton antiporter yields MEVFEVVIALLLGGAALAAVARRIGAPYPALVALAGAALALIPGVPTLVLDPELALALFVAPVLVDAAFDASPRDLRTNWRAVTSLALGAVVLTVAVVAVVARLLVPGMPWAAAVALGAIVAPPDAAAATTVLKALRPPHRLLVILEGESLFNDASALLIYRLAVGAMLTGTLSGWTVVPMLLIVTVGSVVLALVLSRLTLAVSARITDVSTAVVVQFCSTFGVWILAEQLHLSGIITLVVYAMAASRRAAEVVPARIRIPAWAVWEVAVFVLNVLAFILVGFQLRSISERVTGAAGARYALVTAAVCAAVIVARMAWVTGAAAFSRWRCRPHPDGTPGPRDPVALSAGAAAVVGWCGMRGTVTLAAALALPTGAHGGAEFPYRDLIIVTAFGVVLGTLVLQGLTLRPLMLRLGLEDDGSVGHEVRLARVETLRAALAAAEACPEAETAALVRHRYALQLSRAEAAVSIPAGPVDHDGQDADEAVVRAATRAERRRLVALRADGTIGDAAFQRVEEELDWAELDWARVVQAGAREEE; encoded by the coding sequence ATGGAAGTGTTCGAGGTGGTGATCGCGCTGCTTCTGGGCGGGGCGGCGCTGGCGGCGGTCGCGCGGCGGATCGGGGCGCCGTACCCGGCGCTGGTGGCGCTGGCCGGGGCGGCGCTCGCCCTGATCCCCGGCGTGCCCACGCTGGTGCTGGATCCCGAACTGGCGCTGGCGCTGTTCGTGGCGCCGGTGCTGGTGGACGCCGCGTTCGATGCCTCGCCGCGCGACCTGCGCACCAACTGGCGCGCGGTCACCAGCCTCGCCTTGGGCGCTGTGGTGCTCACCGTGGCCGTGGTGGCGGTGGTGGCGCGGCTTCTGGTTCCCGGCATGCCGTGGGCGGCGGCGGTCGCGCTGGGCGCCATCGTGGCCCCGCCGGATGCCGCGGCCGCCACCACCGTGCTCAAGGCGCTGCGTCCTCCGCACCGTCTGCTGGTCATCCTGGAAGGCGAAAGCCTGTTCAACGACGCCAGCGCGCTACTCATCTACCGGCTGGCCGTGGGCGCCATGCTCACCGGCACGCTTTCCGGATGGACCGTGGTGCCCATGCTGCTGATCGTGACGGTGGGGAGCGTGGTGCTGGCGCTGGTGCTCTCACGGCTCACCCTTGCCGTCAGCGCGCGCATCACCGACGTATCCACCGCGGTAGTCGTGCAGTTCTGCAGCACCTTTGGGGTGTGGATTCTGGCGGAGCAGCTTCACCTGTCCGGGATCATCACGCTGGTGGTGTACGCCATGGCCGCCTCGCGTCGCGCGGCCGAGGTGGTGCCCGCGCGCATCCGCATTCCCGCGTGGGCCGTGTGGGAGGTGGCGGTATTCGTGCTGAACGTGCTCGCGTTCATCCTGGTGGGATTCCAGCTTCGGTCCATCAGCGAGCGCGTGACGGGAGCCGCCGGGGCGCGGTATGCACTCGTGACCGCGGCCGTGTGCGCGGCGGTGATCGTGGCGCGCATGGCGTGGGTGACGGGCGCGGCGGCGTTCAGCCGGTGGCGCTGCCGCCCGCATCCGGACGGCACGCCCGGCCCGCGCGATCCGGTGGCGTTGAGCGCCGGCGCGGCGGCGGTGGTGGGATGGTGCGGAATGCGCGGCACGGTGACGCTGGCCGCCGCCCTCGCGCTCCCCACCGGCGCGCATGGCGGCGCCGAGTTTCCGTACCGCGACCTGATCATCGTGACGGCGTTCGGCGTGGTGCTGGGAACGCTGGTGCTGCAGGGACTTACGCTGCGCCCGCTGATGCTGCGCCTGGGGCTGGAGGATGACGGCAGCGTGGGCCACGAAGTCCGTCTGGCGCGGGTGGAGACGCTGCGCGCCGCGCTCGCCGCCGCCGAGGCGTGCCCCGAGGCCGAAACCGCGGCGCTCGTGCGGCACCGTTACGCGCTCCAGCTGAGCCGCGCGGAGGCGGCCGTCTCCATCCCGGCCGGCCCGGTGGACCACGACGGCCAGGACGCGGACGAAGCCGTGGTCCGCGCCGCCACCCGCGCCGAGCGCCGACGCCTGGTTGCCCTCCGCGCCGACGGCACCATCGGCGACGCCGCCTTTCAGCGCGTGGAAGAAGAGCTGGACTGGGCCGAGCTCGACTGGGCGCGCGTGGTGCAGGCCGGCGCGCGCGAGGAGGAGTAG
- a CDS encoding ATP-binding protein: protein MNIHPIDDERLAALITGDLPDEERAEVIRQLAFSPDDLDVLAAAASARLNPFSPTRPISPGMFIGRQEELTRMIEALVHTRSGQPRNFLVVGERGFGKSSLLFYLKALAEGRVSKGFSYLVIDTDVDSSTTQTALLSKIILGLEKKLTESEKTRAFLADLWALVRRIEVAGVSIRDPSHQEDLIANERFAYKLAETIQALTDPDQRLRAHYDGVLLLIDEAENSSPELRLGSFLKLLLGRLDSLGCRHFMIGVAGLPEMLPILRNSHPAALGLFEIIHLQRLKDWESTVIIDKTLEEGNRENGRRTLITASARLRIVRMAQGIPHLLQRFAHAAFDVDEDYFIDDEDVQDGTYNENGALATLGIRYGWTDGYSARALDCRWTLLTKVAAISEQWVDSADITDSIKVSTHEISEAWRRLEDAGLIVRDENLRGHVKLASETLRVLIHLQLSGHARAQVRNFPATNGTS from the coding sequence ATGAACATCCATCCTATTGATGATGAGCGACTGGCCGCCTTGATCACTGGCGACTTGCCAGATGAAGAGCGTGCAGAGGTCATACGTCAACTTGCCTTCTCTCCGGATGATCTCGACGTCCTCGCGGCTGCTGCCTCCGCCCGCTTGAATCCGTTTAGTCCTACTCGGCCGATTTCGCCTGGGATGTTTATCGGACGTCAAGAGGAACTGACAAGGATGATAGAGGCATTAGTCCACACGCGTTCTGGTCAACCACGGAATTTCTTGGTGGTCGGTGAGCGCGGTTTCGGCAAATCATCCTTATTGTTCTACCTTAAAGCACTCGCAGAAGGCAGGGTTTCGAAGGGCTTCAGCTATCTTGTGATAGACACGGACGTTGATTCTTCGACTACGCAAACAGCACTTCTATCTAAGATCATCTTGGGATTGGAGAAGAAACTCACAGAATCAGAAAAAACGCGAGCATTTCTAGCTGATCTTTGGGCCCTCGTCCGTCGCATTGAGGTTGCGGGGGTAAGTATTCGAGATCCTTCACATCAGGAAGATCTTATTGCGAACGAGAGGTTTGCTTACAAACTAGCGGAGACAATCCAAGCCCTTACGGACCCGGACCAGCGCCTTCGTGCACACTACGATGGTGTCCTCCTCCTCATCGACGAAGCTGAGAACTCGTCGCCTGAGCTACGACTTGGGTCATTTTTGAAACTGTTACTGGGGCGTCTGGACAGCCTTGGCTGCAGGCATTTCATGATTGGAGTCGCTGGGCTACCTGAAATGCTTCCCATCCTCAGGAATAGCCACCCAGCTGCTTTGGGTCTATTCGAGATTATTCATCTGCAGAGATTAAAGGATTGGGAAAGCACGGTCATTATCGATAAGACTTTGGAGGAAGGGAATAGGGAGAATGGCCGTCGAACGCTGATTACTGCATCAGCTCGGCTTAGAATCGTCCGGATGGCTCAAGGTATACCTCATCTTCTTCAACGTTTCGCTCACGCCGCGTTTGACGTAGATGAGGACTACTTTATCGACGACGAGGATGTCCAAGACGGCACATATAACGAGAATGGCGCTTTAGCCACGTTGGGCATTCGTTATGGTTGGACTGATGGATACTCGGCTCGTGCACTTGATTGTCGTTGGACCCTGCTCACGAAAGTAGCAGCTATTTCGGAGCAGTGGGTCGACAGTGCGGACATCACGGACAGCATAAAAGTTTCCACGCACGAGATCAGTGAGGCTTGGAGACGGTTGGAAGATGCTGGTTTGATCGTCAGAGACGAGAACCTCAGAGGCCATGTGAAGCTCGCGAGTGAGACGCTACGGGTCTTGATTCATCTGCAACTATCAGGGCACGCCCGTGCGCAGGTCCGCAATTTCCCCGCTACGAATGGCACTAGTTGA
- a CDS encoding cupin domain-containing protein, giving the protein MEIKRAGSQPSAKGPADWFTGTVRIDPLFAASEPARAAGNAVTFEPGARTAWHTHPLGQTLVVTAGCGLAQREGGPVEEIRPGDVVQFAPGEKHWHGAAATTAMTHIAIQEALDGRAVEWMEHVSDDEYGAGPGSR; this is encoded by the coding sequence ATGGAGATCAAGCGAGCGGGCTCACAGCCGTCCGCAAAGGGACCGGCGGACTGGTTCACGGGGACGGTGCGCATCGATCCGCTGTTCGCGGCCAGCGAACCGGCGCGGGCGGCGGGCAACGCCGTCACCTTCGAGCCCGGGGCGCGCACGGCATGGCACACGCATCCGCTGGGGCAGACGCTGGTCGTCACGGCGGGGTGCGGGCTGGCCCAGCGCGAGGGCGGTCCGGTGGAGGAAATCCGCCCCGGTGACGTCGTACAGTTTGCGCCGGGCGAAAAGCACTGGCACGGCGCGGCCGCCACCACGGCCATGACGCACATCGCCATTCAGGAAGCGCTGGACGGCAGGGCGGTGGAGTGGATGGAGCACGTCAGCGATGACGAGTACGGGGCCGGACCGGGCTCCCGGTGA
- a CDS encoding aldo/keto reductase, which produces MLNTRTLGTQGLNVSALGLGLMGMSQAYGTAEERDEAESIATIHRSIELGCTFLDTAEAYGPWKNEELLGRALRELPGSRDRVVIATKFGFRFDERNAIAGVDSRPEHVREVVEGSLRRLGTDYIDLLYQHRVDPAVPIEDVVGTMGELVREGKVRFLGLSEAGEGTIRRAHAVHPISALQSEYSLWERNLEPRIIPLLRELGIGLVPFAPLGRGFLTGAVKRAEEYLPSDFRHNDPRYQGENFEANVRAASAVREVAANKGVTAGQIALAWLLHKGPDIAPIPGTKRRAYLEENVAAADVSLSADEMAALDAALAPDKVSGPRYNERQAAMVDR; this is translated from the coding sequence ATGCTGAACACCCGCACCCTGGGCACGCAGGGGCTGAACGTATCCGCCCTCGGCCTCGGACTGATGGGGATGAGCCAGGCGTACGGCACCGCCGAGGAGCGCGACGAAGCCGAATCCATCGCCACCATCCACCGATCCATCGAACTCGGCTGCACCTTTCTGGACACGGCTGAGGCGTACGGGCCGTGGAAGAACGAGGAACTGCTGGGCCGCGCGCTGCGGGAACTGCCGGGCTCGCGCGACAGGGTGGTGATCGCCACCAAGTTCGGCTTCCGGTTCGATGAACGGAACGCCATCGCCGGTGTCGACAGCCGGCCGGAGCACGTGCGCGAGGTGGTGGAAGGCTCGCTGCGGCGGCTGGGGACGGACTACATCGACCTTCTCTACCAGCACCGTGTGGATCCCGCGGTCCCCATCGAGGACGTGGTGGGGACGATGGGCGAGCTGGTCCGCGAGGGAAAGGTGCGCTTTCTGGGGCTGTCCGAGGCGGGCGAGGGGACCATCCGCCGCGCGCACGCGGTGCACCCCATCTCCGCGCTGCAGAGCGAATACTCGCTCTGGGAGCGCAACCTGGAGCCGCGCATCATCCCGCTGCTGCGCGAGTTGGGGATTGGGCTGGTGCCGTTCGCGCCGCTGGGCCGCGGCTTTCTGACGGGCGCCGTCAAGCGCGCGGAAGAGTATCTGCCGAGCGACTTTCGGCACAACGATCCGCGCTACCAAGGCGAAAACTTCGAGGCCAACGTGCGCGCCGCCTCCGCCGTCCGCGAGGTGGCGGCAAACAAGGGCGTGACGGCGGGGCAGATCGCCCTCGCGTGGCTGCTGCACAAGGGGCCGGACATCGCGCCCATCCCCGGCACCAAGCGCCGCGCGTACCTGGAGGAGAACGTGGCCGCCGCGGACGTGTCGCTCTCCGCGGACGAGATGGCGGCGCTGGATGCCGCGCTCGCGCCGGATAAGGTGTCGGGCCCGCGCTACAACGAGCGCCAGGC